A single region of the Gracilibacillus caseinilyticus genome encodes:
- a CDS encoding MFS transporter, producing the protein MTTASIWKNKMFLRLFSSYSVSMLGRWFDMVAILILFSYVWEANPFIIALIPVAYALPHAFLSQFSGVLADRFNKVKLMLTADIATAILTLILFFAPNPAIALPVLLLRATVTVIHFPAQQALIKSVVEEKLIVKAVTLNGSVDQLTKIIGPFLGGGLASAFSPKLCILFNAIAYGVSALILVSILKKDLSSIHSNLAQKLSFWQSWREGWSTVLNSRILIVSIIFSLLAFIAIQMVDAQIAVLFREIAPSRPELIGWLMASAGAGAFVMLVMMNRLDKVHSYGFIFGGSVLFIGAGFGGVGFLYVGVPNYIPASCGFIAGLGVGLFSVGSNYVIQKESTSTNIGCVSGIFSSLTSLMVLVAPLAGGMLVSLINVETVFQAVGISLAVIGIIGIMFRKVLWRETVQTDSTSRVTKSV; encoded by the coding sequence ATGACAACTGCATCCATTTGGAAAAATAAAATGTTTTTGCGTTTATTTAGTTCCTATTCCGTTTCTATGCTAGGCCGCTGGTTCGACATGGTGGCTATACTGATTCTGTTTAGCTATGTGTGGGAAGCAAATCCATTCATTATCGCTTTAATTCCGGTAGCTTATGCTTTACCGCATGCGTTTTTAAGTCAATTTTCTGGTGTTCTGGCAGACCGTTTTAATAAAGTAAAACTCATGCTGACTGCTGATATTGCCACTGCCATATTGACACTGATCTTATTTTTTGCTCCGAACCCTGCCATTGCTCTTCCGGTTTTACTTTTACGAGCAACGGTTACGGTGATTCATTTCCCCGCCCAGCAGGCACTTATTAAAAGCGTAGTAGAAGAAAAATTAATAGTCAAGGCTGTCACCCTAAATGGTTCTGTTGATCAGTTGACAAAAATTATTGGACCATTTCTTGGAGGGGGATTAGCTTCTGCTTTCTCACCAAAACTTTGCATACTGTTCAACGCTATCGCTTATGGGGTGTCAGCTCTGATTCTTGTAAGTATTTTAAAAAAAGACCTAAGCAGTATCCATTCAAATTTGGCGCAAAAACTCTCTTTTTGGCAATCCTGGCGAGAAGGATGGTCTACTGTTCTTAACAGTCGCATACTAATTGTTAGCATTATTTTCTCCTTATTGGCTTTTATAGCGATTCAGATGGTGGATGCTCAAATTGCTGTATTATTCCGCGAGATTGCGCCAAGTCGACCAGAATTAATTGGCTGGCTCATGGCCTCAGCAGGGGCTGGCGCTTTTGTTATGCTAGTAATGATGAATCGCTTGGATAAGGTTCATTCATATGGATTTATCTTTGGAGGAAGTGTTCTTTTTATCGGAGCAGGTTTTGGCGGTGTGGGTTTTCTGTATGTTGGAGTACCTAATTATATTCCTGCCAGTTGTGGATTTATTGCCGGATTAGGTGTAGGGCTCTTTTCTGTTGGATCAAATTATGTGATTCAAAAAGAATCCACTAGTACAAATATCGGTTGTGTGTCAGGTATATTTAGTTCGTTAACCAGCTTAATGGTTTTAGTTGCTCCGTTAGCAGGTGGAATGCTAGTTAGTTTGATTAATGTTGAAACGGTATTCCAAGCTGTCGGCATATCGCTAGCTGTTATTGGTATCATAGGTATTATGTTTAGAAAAGTTTTATGGCGTGAGACTGTGCAGACTGATTCTACTTCACGAGTAACTAAATCTGTATAA
- a CDS encoding winged helix-turn-helix domain-containing protein, with protein sequence MHLSFQTHNYTVTHAGETVQLLRKEFALLHYLFTNANHSFTRDQLLDAVWQSEAPSDRTVDDHIYRLRKKLNDWKHVITIETVKGYGYRLAIHHTEKTSPFVHDEEFRRLTSDLFNKYHLFGQGEALNILLQQDSLGIEVERDKRASIAFMQGDMWSFIDAGEISFPEKALFLFYIYIIITNQPEKIIPYFEKALRRDVFSSETSDEARILSPITFYILGRDFVKAKEHLHLAYKDVPNDHGFYPFLQLNKMMYHMCLKNSSEVTLIINEMNEFFSEKPYQREFGLFHVLKGLYTVQLGDNEQGKQEIVKGFTIIRQTRFKSHVFLAIRICLFMLEYDIKEPDLFTQCKAEWHTLNKDYNFVDIEVAVEQQIREFV encoded by the coding sequence ATGCATTTATCTTTTCAAACGCATAATTATACCGTTACCCATGCAGGAGAAACGGTTCAGCTACTAAGAAAGGAGTTCGCGCTCCTTCACTATTTATTTACGAACGCAAATCACAGCTTTACAAGGGATCAACTTTTAGACGCGGTATGGCAATCAGAGGCTCCAAGTGATCGCACAGTCGATGATCATATTTATCGTCTGAGGAAAAAATTAAATGATTGGAAACACGTCATAACGATTGAGACGGTGAAAGGCTATGGATATCGTTTAGCGATCCATCATACTGAAAAAACATCCCCGTTTGTTCATGACGAAGAATTTAGACGATTGACATCCGATTTGTTTAACAAATATCACTTATTCGGTCAAGGAGAAGCACTAAATATACTACTTCAACAGGATTCACTTGGCATCGAAGTCGAACGAGATAAAAGAGCCTCTATTGCATTTATGCAGGGAGATATGTGGAGTTTTATTGATGCTGGCGAGATTTCATTTCCAGAAAAGGCTTTATTTCTTTTTTACATATATATTATTATTACGAATCAACCTGAGAAGATTATTCCATATTTTGAGAAGGCATTAAGAAGAGATGTATTTTCTAGTGAAACTAGTGATGAAGCAAGAATATTATCACCAATCACTTTTTATATTTTAGGAAGAGATTTTGTAAAGGCAAAAGAGCATTTGCATCTAGCGTACAAAGACGTTCCAAATGATCACGGATTTTATCCTTTCCTCCAGCTAAATAAGATGATGTACCACATGTGTTTAAAGAACTCATCTGAAGTAACGCTAATTATTAACGAAATGAATGAATTTTTTTCAGAAAAACCGTATCAACGAGAGTTCGGTTTGTTTCATGTATTAAAAGGATTGTATACGGTTCAACTAGGTGATAACGAACAAGGAAAACAAGAGATCGTTAAGGGCTTTACTATTATTCGCCAAACTCGTTTTAAATCACATGTATTTTTAGCAATTAGAATTTGTTTGTTTATGTTAGAATACGACATTAAAGAACCAGATTTGTTTACGCAATGCAAAGCAGAATGGCATACACTTAATAAAGATTATAATTTCGTGGACATAGAAGTGGCCGTCGAGCAACAAATAAGAGAATTCGTATAA
- a CDS encoding AAA family ATPase, translating to MKFVLVFGPQAVEKMTVGQELSSITDLKLFHNHMTIDMLVPFFDFGPDMWKLSTLFREEIFKHYAKGDKYGMIFTYVWAFNEREDRECVENICNIFSSQGGDIYFVELEANVEERLKRNKTPNRLEQKPRKRNIKQSEENLLNSMDTYRLNSEQGEIKQENYVRINNTNLSADEVARMIKKEFML from the coding sequence ATGAAATTTGTGTTAGTATTCGGTCCCCAGGCAGTTGAGAAAATGACAGTAGGGCAAGAACTGTCGAGCATAACGGATCTGAAACTATTCCACAACCACATGACGATTGATATGCTTGTACCATTTTTCGATTTTGGACCTGACATGTGGAAATTATCAACGCTGTTTCGGGAGGAGATTTTTAAGCATTATGCCAAAGGTGATAAGTATGGCATGATCTTTACATATGTCTGGGCATTTAATGAAAGAGAAGATAGGGAGTGTGTTGAGAATATTTGCAACATTTTTAGCTCACAAGGTGGTGACATTTATTTTGTGGAATTAGAAGCAAATGTAGAAGAACGGCTTAAACGAAATAAAACACCTAATCGCCTGGAACAAAAGCCGAGGAAGAGAAATATAAAACAATCCGAAGAAAATTTACTGAACAGTATGGATACATATCGATTGAATTCAGAGCAAGGAGAAATAAAACAGGAAAATTATGTGAGAATAAACAATACAAATTTGAGTGCTGATGAAGTGGCTCGCATGATAAAAAAAGAATTCATGTTATAA
- a CDS encoding HAD-IIIA family hydrolase yields MNNSREIKAVFLDRDGTICGDDTVHYPGKFKLFPFTQELISNLKKDGIKVFSFTNQPGISAGKAATHDYVEELTAFGFDDIFICPHHPSKGCFCRKPNTGMLQTAAEKHKLSLENCVVIGDRWSDMLAASTAGCVKILVKTGAGHAALNEHFDKINDIELEYIAENLEDAVDWLYQEYKIT; encoded by the coding sequence ATGAACAATTCTAGAGAAATAAAAGCTGTATTTCTAGACCGGGATGGCACAATTTGTGGGGATGACACTGTACATTATCCGGGAAAATTTAAATTATTTCCTTTCACACAGGAACTGATTAGTAACTTAAAAAAGGATGGTATAAAGGTATTTTCGTTTACCAACCAACCGGGAATATCAGCAGGAAAAGCTGCTACGCATGATTATGTCGAAGAACTAACTGCTTTTGGATTTGATGATATTTTTATTTGTCCTCACCACCCAAGTAAAGGTTGTTTTTGCAGAAAACCTAATACAGGCATGCTTCAAACGGCTGCTGAAAAACACAAGCTATCATTAGAGAATTGTGTGGTGATCGGTGACAGGTGGAGTGATATGCTAGCTGCTTCAACGGCTGGTTGTGTGAAAATCCTAGTCAAAACGGGGGCAGGTCATGCAGCACTAAACGAACATTTTGACAAAATAAATGACATTGAATTGGAATATATTGCAGAAAATTTGGAAGATGCAGTAGACTGGTTGTATCAGGAATATAAAATAACATAA
- a CDS encoding GNAT family N-acetyltransferase: MEIYQATIADLDGVSDLFNLYRVFYQQTSDIGGAKTYIKQRMENKDSVIFVVKEDQQYLGFTQLYPAFSSISMSKAWILNDLYVDAEARKRGIGEKLLHKAKEHAIETEANSISLSTAPDNASAQRLYEKNGYVRDSQFYLMN; this comes from the coding sequence ATGGAAATCTATCAAGCTACCATAGCAGACCTGGACGGAGTATCCGATTTATTTAATTTGTACCGTGTGTTTTATCAGCAAACTTCAGATATAGGGGGAGCTAAAACGTACATAAAACAACGTATGGAAAACAAAGATTCTGTTATATTTGTTGTGAAAGAGGATCAACAGTATCTAGGATTTACTCAATTGTATCCTGCCTTTTCATCGATATCTATGAGTAAAGCATGGATATTGAATGACCTGTATGTGGATGCAGAAGCGAGAAAACGAGGGATAGGAGAAAAACTTCTACATAAAGCAAAAGAACATGCTATCGAAACAGAAGCTAATAGCATTAGTTTAAGTACAGCGCCTGATAATGCAAGTGCTCAGCGATTATATGAAAAAAACGGATATGTACGAGATTCGCAATTTTATCTTATGAATTAA